The following are from one region of the Papaver somniferum cultivar HN1 unplaced genomic scaffold, ASM357369v1 unplaced-scaffold_132, whole genome shotgun sequence genome:
- the LOC113332839 gene encoding pumilio homolog 1-like, giving the protein MIDKDISRLFLGDLVRKNQLHYGTEFYRCTNITEAGITSSLKSGSSLGEKRKSLANMIQEELGEPTLVSGHLSRPVSRNAFSDVDPMGTPDSEVTQLHSGLNSIDGIQSRITTPGLVRVQGSGSSLSHTFASAVGSSIPRSTTPESHLTARAVGPGFPPVGGRGSLVDQNNVLDANTFNGLPSRTEDRASIAASLFGLSLSKTRLVDEVGHDLSQLKREFDVQPSFHIGMPNDHSQSLQNDLVKKTEAVTLPIPSIYKELANNHNLTDTSVSEMNSNAQSNFRKGTSASANVYKKGPYAGSASFDQAVRYQSTDMPDRSFPGHMPETYPINDGQDSVNHFDTGANFSISMGRSLDGNRNQVRSGSQVPIVDPLYVQCMQRASDHTAQAATSPQDPFSGRNYSHVDMIALHRAYLEALIAQQNPYGMPFLDKSSSLTHPYLRSPAFGHGMKHSRNLMARSIPSVVSGSPMLQNQRISSFPSMLRGTTGGSLGSWLSGDGEKVEESYGSSLFEEFKTNKARSFELSEIVDYVDFTEGGGFDDKGVSVGEGDKEVDISGKEPGEDPFGKSQTEKKQRLRNLLSEHGDNIPSGYSQKLLVAHSLFFEGMFLSLTCRASATLYH; this is encoded by the exons ATGATAGATAAAGATATATCTAGATTATTTTTAGGTGATCTTGTGAGGAAGAATCAATTACACTACGGAACG gagttctataggTGTACGAATAtaactgaagcaggtattacatctagtctgaaatcTGGTAGTAG ttTGGGGGAAAAGAGGAAGAGTCTCGCCAATATGATCCAGGAAGAACTTGGTGAACCTACACTGGTATCAGGTCATCTCTCACGCCCAGTTAGCCGTAATGCTTTCAGCGATGTTGATCCAATGGGTACTCCTGATTCTGAAGTGACACAATTGCACAGTGGATTAAACTCTATAGATGGCATACAATCCAGGATTACTACCCCCGGGCTAGTCAGGGTTCAAGGTTCTGGATCATCCCTTTCTCATACATTTGCATCGGCTGTGGGTTCATCTATACCAAGAAGTACTACCCCTGAATCTCATCTGACAGCCAGGGCTGTTGGACCTGGTTTTCCTCCAGTAGGAGGAAGAGGTAGTTTAGTTGACCAAAACAATGTTCTTGACGCAAACACCTTCAATGGTCTTCCTTCAAGAACTGAGGATCGTGCTTCCATTGCAGCTTCTTTGTTTGGTTTAAGCCTGTCTAAAACTAGACTTGTTGATGAAGTTGGTCACGACCTATCCCAGCTTAAACGGGAATTTGATGTCCAGCCTAGTTTCCATATTGGTATGCCAAATGATCATAGTCAGAGCCTGCAGAATGATCTGGTCAAGAAGACTGAGGCCGTAACACTGCCAATTCCTTCCATATACAAGGAGTTGGCaaacaa ccacAATCTCACAGATACAAGTGTTTCTGAGATGAATAGCAATGCGCAATCAAACTTCAGAAAAGGAACATCTGCTTCTGCTAATGTGTACAAGAAAGGACCTTATGCTGGGTCTGCAAGTTTTGACCAAGCTGTTCGCTATCAGAGTACAGATATGCCAGATAGGAGCTTCCCTGGCCATATGCCTGAGACATATCCCATCAATGATGGACAGGATTCAGTTAATCATTTCGATACAGGTGCAAATTTTTCTATCAGTATGGGACGAAGTCTAGATGGAAACAGAAATCAAGTGAGGTCTGGCTCTCAGGTCCCAATTGTGGACCCTCTTTATGTACAGTGTATGCAAAGAGCTTCTGATCACACAGCACAGGCTGCAACAAGCCCACAAGACCCTTTCTcaggaaggaattattcacatgTAGATATGATTGCGCTTCATAGGGCTTATCTTGAAGCACTAATTGCCCAACAGAATCCCTATGGCATGCCATTTTTGGATAAATCTAGTAGTTTGACTCATCCATACTTAAGGAGTCCTGCATTTGGTCACGGCATGAAACATTCTAGGAACCTAATGGCCAGATCTATTCCTTCAGTGGTATCTGGAAGCCCCATGTTACAGAATCAGAGGATCTCTAGTTTTCCTTCTATGTTGAGGGGCACAACTGGAGGATCTCTAGGATCTTGGCTCTCTGGTGATGGTGAAAAAGTAGAAGAAAGCTATGGATCATCCTTATTCGAAGAGTTCAAAACCAACAAAGCCAGGAGTTTTGAACTCTCGGAAATTGTTGATTATGTG gattttacTGAAGGAGGTGGTTTCGATGATAAAGGTGTTAGTGTTGGTGAAGGTGATAAAGAAGTTGATATTAGTGGTAAAG AGCCAGGAGAGGATCCTTTTGGCAAGAGCCAAACAGAAAAGAAGCAGCGGTTACGGAATCTATTAAG TGAGCATGGTGATAACATTCCTAGTGGTTATtcgcaaaagctacttgtagctcattctctcttcTTTGAGGGGATGTTTCTGTCGCTAACTTGCAGGGCTTCGGCAACCCTGTACCACTAG